In the genome of Bradysia coprophila strain Holo2 unplaced genomic scaffold, BU_Bcop_v1 contig_232, whole genome shotgun sequence, one region contains:
- the LOC119076064 gene encoding uncharacterized protein LOC119076064, translating to MPPFQGLVPTLTEKSNQMSTASTSSAARSSTAAQQNNVTTNQQRLPFGSVSVSNRSAVLLPPNIIIGCRSLRRTLPTLSYTRKFFGVSVPERPLHLPFPVINTVSANIPLPPNWNANMEKVAQSLDPYQLFAVDSKSQEFRKLEKLLDPLNVCYIDRIVNPTVWTRFVNARNEMLKAKCNDPMVLTELGLSHEEIARRQQSLNFLRHNAVDAAPFDDNFALLFHCTRDRQNVEQIQRDGFDERLSNGGILGRGIYFTDSSRKAISYDRSNSGVLFICGVLLGDCITHKDSAGFGSLKEPEKLPAERRYIDDNNFDSAMGQLKFNEYAVYNRYQCYPLYRVVYSRLQSRFDHSSDYVTPPPFRWLAENEFRKLADNSTWPFHAKTVFEEINGSKETTRQIKRSAAPTRESIGTKSSRQTLNENLKILTSEILKGPDHADEEEKENDFPVGSAFRQNSCENIRQEAAAANESKIMESLLNGETLNDILPKKIQMASSTTGPL from the exons ATGCCGCCGTTTCAAGGTTTGGTTCCTACTCTCACGGAAAAAAGCAATCAAATGTCTACAGCAAGCACTTCGTCAGCAGCCCGCTCGAGCACAGCGGctcaacaaaataatgtgACGACCAACCAACAACGTCTCCCATTCGGATCG GTATCAGTCTCGAATCGAAGTGCAGTTCTGTTACCGCCAAACATAATTATAGGTTGCCGATCATTACGACGCACGCTACCGACGCTGTCTTACACTAGAAAATTTTTCGGTGTTTCTGTCCCAGAGCGTCCATTACATCTTCCGTTCCCCGTAATCAATACTGTCAGTGCAAACATTCCACTTCCTCCAAATTGGAACGCAAATATGGAAAAGGTCGCACAATCACTGGATCCATACCAGCTTTTTGCAGTCGATTCAAAATCGCAAGAATTCCGAAAATTGGAGAAATTACTCGATCCTTTAAATGTCTGCTACATCGACCGAATCGTGAATCCAACGGTGTGGACACGTTTCGTCAATGCAAGAAATGAAATGCTGAAGGCGAAATGCAACGATCCGATGGTATTGACCGAGCTTGGCCTCAGCCACGAAGAAATTGCACGCAGGCAGCAGTCACTGAATTTCTTGCGACACAATGCGGTAGACGCAGCCCCATTTGACGACAATTTTGCTCTGCTTTTCCATTGTACGAGAGATCGGCAAAATGTCGAACAGATTCAACGTGATGGTTTCGATGAGCGACTGAGTAACGGTGGAATACTCGGACGGGGAATTTATTTTACCGACAGTTCCAGAAAAGCAATTAGTTATGATCGGAGTAACAGTGGCGTACTCTTCATCTGTGGAGTGTTACTTGGAGATTGCATTACGCACAAAGACTCTGCTGGTTTTGGTTCATTGAAAGAACCGGAAAAATTGCCGGCAGAACGGCGGTACATTGACGACAATAATTTCGATTCGGCCATgggacaattgaaattcaacgaATACGCAGTCTACAACAG GTATCAATGTTATCCGCTGTACAGAGTGGTCTATTCCCGACTGCAATCAAGGTTCGATCACTCATCTGATTATGTGACTCCACCGCCGTTCCGTTGGCTAgctgaaaatgaatttcgcaAATTGGCGGACAACTCAACATGGCCATTCCATGCTAAGACcgtttttgaagaaataaatgGATCGAAAGAAACAACTCGCCAGATTAAACGATCAGCTGCACCGACACGAGAATCAATCGGTACAAAGTCAAGTCGACAAACACTCAACGAAAATCTTAAGATCTTAACGTCCGAGATCTTAAAAGGTCCTGACCATGCTGACGAAGAAGAGAAAGAGAACGATTTCCCTGTCGGAAGCGCCTTTCGACAAAACTCTTGTGAAAATATACGACAAGAAGCAGCTGCAGCAAACGAAAGTAAAATCATGGAATCATTGCTCAATGGTGAAACACTCAATGACATTCTACCGAAGAAGATACAAATGGCATCATCTACGACCGGTCCTTTATGA